The following coding sequences lie in one Halogeometricum rufum genomic window:
- a CDS encoding HEAT repeat domain-containing protein, translated as MSDGDDETPEDTSAETQSDASEEPTDAEESTDAEASEEITAESLNERLDAVEEDLEAAETESDLDAVESDLDDVESDLEAADLPEPDEDDDDAEDPRADLESRVSDLREDLESQRGPYAEDVVDDIESAKSKVTETRWTERGEGEIVDVVESFAADVNEILDASVSVDGDSEEDLAAALDDAADAVESASLDADDDADTIAALLEATDDLESGLEDSQEWDDLETNEKLQAEGFYDVLGHYKDFPPELSALKEWEKRGRADMIMLAKDSLQSEFMQEYCMDAFVRMADPSVFDEMHQLAQRRDKTAIKALGRMGSGAEDAVETLVEYVDTDSDPALQKVTFKALGEIGSSDATQAIADKLVMDNDNVRPYAARALGLIGDTRAVKPLSDTLESDENDTVRAAAAWSLRQIGTEDALEAAADYTDERSYLVQHEAELARDSLGDADADAPTA; from the coding sequence ATGAGCGACGGGGACGACGAGACGCCGGAAGACACGTCCGCGGAGACGCAGTCGGACGCGTCCGAAGAACCGACGGATGCCGAGGAGTCGACGGACGCCGAGGCGTCCGAAGAGATCACGGCTGAGAGCCTGAACGAACGCCTCGACGCCGTCGAGGAGGACCTCGAGGCGGCCGAGACGGAGTCGGACCTCGACGCGGTCGAATCCGACCTCGACGACGTCGAGTCGGACCTCGAAGCCGCGGACCTCCCGGAACCGGACGAGGACGACGACGACGCCGAGGACCCGCGTGCGGACCTCGAATCCCGCGTCTCGGACCTCCGCGAGGACCTCGAATCACAGCGCGGCCCGTACGCCGAGGACGTCGTCGACGACATCGAGTCGGCGAAGTCGAAGGTGACGGAGACGCGGTGGACCGAGCGCGGCGAGGGCGAAATCGTGGACGTCGTCGAGTCGTTCGCGGCCGACGTGAACGAGATTCTGGACGCGTCCGTCTCCGTCGACGGCGACTCGGAGGAGGACCTGGCCGCCGCCCTCGACGACGCGGCAGACGCCGTCGAGTCCGCGTCGCTCGACGCCGACGACGACGCCGACACCATCGCCGCCCTCCTCGAAGCGACCGACGACCTGGAGTCGGGGCTGGAGGACTCACAGGAGTGGGACGACCTGGAGACGAACGAGAAGCTTCAGGCGGAGGGCTTCTACGACGTGCTCGGCCACTACAAGGACTTCCCGCCGGAACTGTCCGCGCTGAAGGAGTGGGAGAAGCGCGGCCGCGCCGACATGATCATGCTGGCGAAGGACAGCCTCCAGTCGGAGTTCATGCAGGAGTACTGCATGGACGCGTTCGTCCGGATGGCCGACCCCTCAGTGTTCGACGAGATGCACCAGTTGGCCCAGCGACGCGACAAGACCGCCATCAAGGCGCTCGGGAGGATGGGGTCGGGCGCGGAGGACGCCGTCGAGACGCTGGTCGAGTACGTCGACACCGACTCCGACCCGGCGCTCCAGAAGGTGACGTTCAAGGCGCTGGGCGAGATCGGCTCGTCCGACGCGACGCAGGCCATCGCGGACAAACTGGTGATGGACAACGACAACGTGCGACCGTACGCCGCGCGCGCCCTCGGCCTCATCGGCGACACGCGCGCCGTGAAGCCGCTGTCGGACACGCTCGAATCCGACGAGAACGACACCGTCCGCGCGGCCGCCGCGTGGTCGCTGCGCCAAATCGGCACCGAAGACGCGCTCGAAGCGGCCGCCGACTACACCGACGAGCGCTCCTACCTCGTCCAGCACGAGGCCGAACTCGCCCGCGACAGCCTCGGCGACG